The DNA segment TAACAAAAAGCCCCCAACAAACCCTTCCAAAGTATAAAGAGGACACAAAATATCTTTCAGTGTAGTTCTCAATGATGAGATATTTACCTTCTGTTTAGCTGATGGCTTTTAAATGAACCTCTACCCTTGCCTactgcacaaagaaaaaaaaacccaataaaataTCTGACAACATTTATTACATTACTTCTAATGGCTCATTAAAATAATGACACTTCCTTATTATGGAATAAGTTAGTCCCATTGTCAGTCCATTGCTCTCTACAGACAGAATGTGTTCtcagaaattgttttttaaaataaaaattaagaattgcagtattttcaagcaaaaaaaaccctacttTTCTGAATCAACCAGAAGCATTATTATTGGtttttattaacacatacaaaaTTATTAGGGTATacaaatgtgtttcttttttttttttgacacagTGAAAACTAAATAAATGGGCATTACATTTGTTTACATcacattttgtttcaaaaaacaGTTAATGATTAAACcaagaaatttatttatatatatatatatatgtataaaaaaaaaaagagcttgaAATAGCTGGATAACAAATAATTGATTTATACTATCAAAAGGCTGGGAGCACTTGTGTCTCGTGTGATTGTGCCCTTAGTTTTCAAACTATGACCCCCCACTCAGAGAAGTTTCTATcaaaaatccaaagaaaacaacaataaaaaacctcaacaaaacaaacaccaccCTACTCCcccccacaaaaaccaaaacaccgACTCCCCCCAGAACACAAAACCTCAAAGCAATGGCACAACTTTCAacaggcaaatatttttttcctgacgGCTTCAAGCACAAatggattattttaaatatacataaacctacagtaaattaaaaaaatagaagattACTTTACACAATGCATGGAAACCATTTCTAGTGAGCACAAACATTTACAACTGTGTCATGTTTTTTCCTTGCATAACCCATACTCACACACAAACCAGTTTTCAAAAGAATTGGTGAAATATTCAGTCcacatttgtttcttttatacAATATGAAATGGTTACAATACCATAGGATTTTTTAGAATAAGTTAAACATCAAGACATATGGCAATAGCATTGTACTATTCTTTCTACATACATTTgaaatcctgaatttcagtCTATTTTTATTCAGTCACAAAAATGAATAAAGACTAAGATCCAGTTATACTGGAAAGCTAGACTAGTTTAGAAACCACAAATACTGTAAGCACTTTGGTATAATATGTACAGATTGTGCTGTCAATGTCATGCTTGCATACATTATAGAATTGATCAACAGATTCCCACTGGTGGAATAAAGTAAAAAAGGTACTGTAAGACTTGCtctcttatttcttttcctctttgcaaaTGATTGAAAGAGGACACACCAGAAGTACACACACAGCATTTGTATGATGtgactgaaaattaaatattaaagtgtttttaaatacaATGCAAGGCCAGTCTTCTTAAGTGCATAGAACATAATGCAGAATACTGTTAATTACAGGGGCAACTACAAAGATATGAAACATTCTAACGGATATTGAACAACGttcttacaaaaaaaagagGTGTGAATGAGAATAAGCATTCTATTGTTACAAAGATCAACACATTTTATCCCCCACTGGTAAGAGAAACTAACTGCTGCATCATAAAAGATGTATCTATCAACTGCATCCATTCTATCTCTTTCTCTCAGAGGCTTAGAATTGCACTCTTAAGCTCCTAAGCAGCTTGGATatttggttggggtttttttcctttttcttccccccgCTATTTTTAACAAAAGTTTTATCTTCCTGAAAGCACAACtcaaaaagtgcattttaaattaCAGGGCTTACATTCCCCCCCAATTTTATGGATGCATTTGCTGTAGTTTAGAAATTTTAGCTTACCCTATTCAATCTTTCTACTACTACAGTTTATCAGAATGTCTCAGATTTATTCAGGCTATTCTGCCAACAAGTTAAGTAGCCCCTTTTCCTGCAAAGCAAATGGTATTAAATTATAAGAAAGGCAAAAGACTAATCTTTACTGAAGTGAAACAACCTTAAAGAACAAGGACTGCAGGATTTTCAGAAGATTTGAGCTGTATGCAGTTTTctcaaatttgtattttcttctttagatTTTGGGATACTTTAGTACATATATTCTGTTCCACTAACACTGCAAGTCTCAGGAACAAAATGGTAGCCTCAAGATTCTCAACCCAACCAGAGGAAACTCACCCCAATCATTACTCATTTCTTACACAACACAACAACCCATTTAACATGTAAACACAAGCAGTGATGGTTCTCATTTGAATCTCCTACTGTGGCAAGTAATACTTCAAAGGTATCAGAAACACTTTAGTTAATGTCTCCATATTTCCCCCGTTTCTTAgatgctttcttttccttacagAAGTTTTAACTGTTCAACATCAAACAAAACAATTGCACAAGAACTACAGCACCAAGCTTTGCTAACTGAAACTGTTGTAGAGCACACACAGAAGAATTTGACTATGGTTGTTGAGTGAGCTAGAAGTCAAATGAGCTTAAATAAAACTAATGTTAACACATTCTTTAATTGAAATGATTAATTCTtagcagaaataaattaagatCAGTCTGATCTTACTGTAAGCTAGTTGGTGACCCAGCCAGACTTTTGTGCAGATTGGGGTTTTGACTGTGCCTGTTCCGGCTGCGAACAGATGAAAACATTGTGTTGCAACCTGGGACTTTGCATTTGTGGAGCTGGCGGAGATGCACAGTTTTGTAATGAGCCCTGAAAGTTCCTTTATTACTGTATGTTTTTTGACATATATGACAAGTTATCGGCAAACTGGAAGGTAAATTTATAAAGTTTTGATTAGCTTTCTCAATTAAAGTACAGTCTTGGTAGAGTTCATCACTGGGCATTAGGCTGGGTCCTTCACAGCTTTCATCACTGTCATCCAAGGGCATGGTGCATATTTCACTTCCTCCATCAGAATCCCATGAAGAATGAGCACTGCTCTCAGATTTAACGCTGGAAGCAGTGCTTAGATCCAGAACAGCTCCATCATTTAATGGATCATATCCATAACTCTCAGAACAGGGTTCTGCAATTTTGCTCATTGGAAAAACGTAGCTGCCTGTTCTGTTCATTCCTTTGAAGATTACAGAAGTATGTCCAACATGttgttttaaagaaacatcTTGGCAAAACTCCTTAGCCATGTCTTTCAAGAGGTATGTTGCATTGAAATGGTTGTTGAATTCCAGTGTATCTTTAGTCAGAAGCTTATGATGAAGATTTAGGTTTGAACTATGTCTAAAAGAACAAAGACAAGCTTAGCAAGAAAGTGTTTCACCTCACTTAACAGCTGTTTCATAATGATCataaacaaagaaaggaaaatcaatTTTTAGTAGCATGCATGAATTGTGGACTTCAGATTTGACCAACTGCCACACTGGGAGTGTACATGAACAATTTGCACATGTGACTGGGTTTCTGAACTTGCTTTCACTGGCATATATCAGATTCTATGCAATAACTTGACAGCAATCAATGTTTTAGATTCTTTCCTGCTTTGGGGATAGCTGTCTGCTCTGCTAGATCTAGTGCTAAGCCTAAAAGAGGTGGGAACAGACTAAAAGCCTGTAAACTGAACTGAGATCAGAGAATGGACTGAGATGGGtaagaaacaaaattctttCCCAATGGACCAAGCAGGAAAGGAGTGACACTTGAGTCTGCAAAAAATGTTGATGATCTGCAAGTACTGTAGCCATGTCCAGGATGCACTTGTACACATCAGTGCAGAGCCCTTTCTTGACAGGAGTTTCCTTGGAAAACGAAAATTGAATTATATGCAACTTGTGCTTTTCAAATGGGCATCTCTGGGTTTAGtttaaaacaaccaaaacataCAGAATCACTGCTCCTCACTGAGTATTATCAATCAGCTCACTGAGAATGGCAGGCTTTGTCTAAAAGGCTGAGTTTATTGTAATATTGGCAAAAACATTTGTCTTTCTCTTTGCCATGGTTTAATCAGAACCATGAATTGttcaaaaaagcaaagaaatatttagtACTTGTAGTCACACTACTCTATGGTAAAGTCTAGAAACTTCTGCAAAGTTGTTCCAAGTAGCTATTATTTTGTACAAAGCTTGTGAAATGTCTTCTGAGCTCacttgcctttttaaaaaaaaaaatttaacccATCTTCCAAAAGCACCTATGTTCAAACTTATCTCAACATACTGGTGTGGGAAGGAATTTGTGGCATGTGAATGCAAATCTTACTGCTGGCCTTCTTTCCTGTGGCCCATATCACAATTACAGTGGAGAGGAATTCACATCTGGGAAGATGCAGGCAGCAGGGTATgaagccctgccagcagcagatgaatcTGTGCATCTCAGATGCAGCGGCCAGTCCTCAGAGACCAGCTCATCCTCTCTGGATTGCATCAGCTGGCTCCAGCACTCCTAGCAGATTACAGACAATCTAAACCTCGTGTCACTCTCAACTACTTTCCAGGCATGCTTCCTGCAGCCAAAAGCTGCTCTAACACCACCGCAGACTTGGAAAACTTGTAACACTGTGTTGCACTTGAATAGGTTTGTTACCTATCACTAACCGCTTCAGATACATTACTGATGGGCAACAATAAAGCTTCAGCTCTTCCTTTATGTGCATAATAGGCTGAAATAAAACGAATTACAGCAATGCAGTACTGAAATGAACATTAAACTGAATCAAGCTCATGCTTTAGTTTAGAAATTAgtatttaatttcacagaaaaacactACTGATGTGAATACACACCAGATAGTGTTAGCGTGACTACCACTGTTAATTTTGGGCAGATTTGGCAAAACTAATCTTGCTTTTCTTATGGGCTTTTTCTCACCAGTATGTTCCAAATCCTTGAGTAAAGAAAGGACAAGGCAAATGAGGATTTCATGAATTGACCTCAttactttttcattaaaaagcacTGTATACATTAAAATACACATGAAAGTACATATTAAACATATAAGTCCACACATGCATCTACTGGAAAATTGCTGAATTCATACCCTTATGGCTTTCCCTTTATGTACTAAAGTATTCTTTCAACTACTGCAGTCTTTATCAGTTATGAAATTTTCATGGCTTTATTTAATACCTTGTAGTCATGtagaaaggaaatgtttctttcaaTGGATTTTCATTTCAAGAATGTTCTGATAAGTTATCATACCTGTTATACGAGgatacacagaaaatatttgtaggCTCCATTCCTCAAACactcattttaatttcaaattaggCTCCATTGTGAtggtaaaataaatacaattttgtttataattttcttACCTGTCTCGACTTCTACgagaagggaaagcagcatTACAGCCCTCAACTGTGCAAATATGCATTTCTTTGAGATGTAcatttttgaaatgcatttttacacTGTAAGGGTTTTTAAAAGTCTTCTTACAGATGTCGCAATGAAAGCGGCTTTCTTCCTTCTGAATCCCTAGTGCATGTTGACTGACATGATCCATATCTTTAGAGTCTTCAAAACAAGGAATGGCAGCACCCCTGTTTGACAAAGTGCTGAAAAAGCCCCCGGTCAGCAAGTGGTGTTGCAATTCAGGGCAGTCATTTTTAGGAATCCTGTGCTTTGACTGCTCTTTAATATACATGGGGGGTTCAGTCATTTGTTTTATAACATCACTGTGGTGGTGTTTTGGATCTTCATACATAATCTCATGGGAAACTATTTTTAATGGTTGGTTTTCTTCTGGTTTAACCTCTTTCTCACAGTGTTGCAATTCATTCTCAGAGATATCCTCGATGTATTTGTTATTTGGTGCAAAGACCgattcaaaatattttgggcCCTCTACCCCAGAGAGAGATTTCCATGAATTACCTGAATGGGGGTGCTTTTCCACCCTGTCGGTCACCCGCTTCTCTATCTTTTGTTCACAGGTCTCAAGCTCTCCATCGCTTACCCCCTGCAGACGTGACTCATCTTCAGAGCTGGCAACATCGCTACTTTCATTGGGTGTCTCAACAGCTTCTTTCTCTATCTTAATGGGCATGCTCGACTTGCGAGATTTCTTCTTGGGGAGCATGTCAAATGGCAATTCATTGGAAACAAGCTGCTCTGGTATTGAGGAAGAAACAAgaggcagagaaggaagagtACCTGGAGTATTGGCAAGCTCAGCTGGTGTGACTGGACTACGGTAAAAAGGAAGAACAGGCTGTACTGTCTTCAGGTTTGGAAAGAGGACACCGTTATGTCCAATACTGGaaaatccagcctggccttttGAATCTGTACAAGAGCTGGCATAGCTGGAAATCGTTCTGCTATCCGGAGTTAAAATTGTGAATTCTGTCCTTTTACTATCTCCAGGTCCAGAAATGGTCAAACCATTTCTTAGATCTTTATCCCTGTTGTTTCTGTTCATTGGCATATGGAGTCTGGGGTTAGGATTTGCACTATGACGATTTCGACTACGCAATGAACTAAATACCATGTTGCAGCCCTCAATGGTGCATTTGTGCTTTATCTTCAGATGAACAGCATTGTAATGTATTTTCAAAGTACCTTTgtcataaaatgttttttcacaTGCAGTGCAGAAGACACGCCCTTTCCTTGGccccacatttttttccacagatttaattttgttttctggagaTAGTGCTGTCATTTCAAGCTTGGCTGCTGTATTATGTGAACTGGAATCACTTAAAAGGGCATCATCTTCTGTTTTAGTGACATCTGGACCATTTATGCTCCTCTCATTTTCAACTTGAAATGGTGCAGAACTAGAAGTTAAGAAACTGCTTTCAGAAAATGGAATCTGAAGATCTTGTTTGGTTTCGTTGCTATGGTCTTGACCTTGCTCAATCAAATGTCTTTCTGGTGGTGAACCTATCAAAGGTGGAGGCACTGGACTGAAAAACTGAAACGGCAGCATGAAAGCCATGCTATTTACAATATTCTCAAAGGGATGAATGTTGGTGGGACTCATTTTGTccaaggaagcagaaaaattagGACTGTGTGGGCTGCAGCTCTCAATGAATGCCCTAATATCCAAATTGGCAGTTGGAGGTGGTATTATGATTGACTGCCCTTCTTTCTCCTGAATTGCCATTAACTCTACAATGGACTTAGTTTCTCCAAAGCGAAGAAACTGCTGCAAAGTAGCCAGTTCTTCTTCAGTGGTCATTATGCTCCAGTGATCCAGCACCTTTCCTGAAGCATCCTAAagccaaaaatatttaaatgagtTAGATATTACTTaaggcaaacaaaaaacacctcCCCTCaaacctctcttttttttcagggactaaaatttcttctctagcaaaaaaattttaaaattccatttaatgAGATTAATGCGAAGTCTGTGATAATTTCCAAATTTTGCCACATTGGTGATATTATTTCTTCCTGAACTGACAGAAATACTTTCcaataaactatttttttccacaaaaattaAGACATGGTATTTGAACAACAGATAGTATCCTAaaagcacagacagcagagatGGAGCAATCAGACCAAGATTTAGCTCCTCATTTAAGTCAAGTATTCTTTCATTGCAAGTTTAATAATCTTCCAAGCAACTAAGATCAGAGAACAAATGAACCTATATTGATCTATTGCCAGTtttcacagagcacagctgtaaTTACACTAGTGTTGGAGTTCTTTCAAACTCTAGCTATGCCTAACTTTTCCCAATAactacaataaatattttatcacaGAACATGTATTTGATGGCCTACTGAGATTTTTCACAGTGCATGTAAGAGTTTCTAAGATGATGAAGAACGTAACATTATAAATTTTTCATGTGATAGAGGTTCAAGGTAATTGATTCCATATTTTTAATCCTAACACTAAAAAGCAAGATTATCAAGACCATTAAATATTGATTCATGTCATAATGTAAGATCATAATGTTACTTTACATAAAAGGTAACTTCCACAGCAGCAAGGACTAACATCAGTGTAAGCACATAGGGCCAAATAcactctggctgcagctccagtaAGGTCGATAGCACTACCAGAGATGAATATTGTCCCTGGTGTTTTAAATAATGGCAAGTTTATTTCTTGATGTATTATTCTGCTGTATAAAAGCAAACTCTCTGTTTAAATAATACTGGAACAAATTCCAAAGCCTTTACTTTGATACATTACCAGCaacttttgatttttatttttgcttacCTTTGTTGTTAGATTTGAGCAAGTGGAAAGATTTCAATTAAGTTAAACTAAAAAAGAGAGCAATCACCAGAAATCCACTCTTTCTTTTCTGGCATTAAGCTTGTACAGGTCTATTACTGCCTTTCAGATGTGCACACTGTTAACACATTGTGAACCACTGAGAAGATTAAGCTAGAAAACTACTTAACTGtcatatttctattttaaaagccCCTCTAAATACCTGTAGCACATATCCACGTATATAATCCTGCAGTGTCCAATCCAGAGCATGGAGAATCTGTATCACCTCTTCCTGCTTCAGAACACTGAAAAGCCGATCGAGCAGAATTTTAAGGCGCACAGGAATGGCTTGAGTTCCATACAACATGAGGCTACTGATATCAAAGACAACATTGGATTGAACTATTTCTACTTGGCTTGATGGGTAGAGGTTTGGAATTCTTAGTTTGCTCAgggctgaaaacaaaaatcacaaaatgtAAATAAACTTGAGTcctgaggaagagaaaatggaatGCAACTAATACTGGGGTGGGGGTTGAGGAGTGACAAAAAGCATATGACAGTTATGAGGATCCTAAATGGTTTTCTATAGATTGTAAAAACAAATATTACCATGTGCTACCCATCCATGCCGGCATTGGTCACATTGTCGCTGATTTATTTTCCCAGGTTTGAAACACTGACAACTACAGTTCACGAGAGTGCACCGGATAGCCTGGGGATCAATGGAAAGCATTATAGGTGATATATCAGCACCATTCAGAGTGTGCAGATTATACATCTACAGTACCCCCACAAAATCCACATGAACACAGTTAACATACCAGCACAGACCTATCAATGTGCAACATAAGTAATCCAGGCAAAGCCTGAGTTATACAAGGCTACCTCTGCCTGGAAGAGTCAAGTCACCAGCAGAAACACTACAGTAATATGGAAGAAGAATACTTAATAATATACATAGCAACACTTCTGTGGATTTATTTAGGCTGAAGCACCT comes from the Oenanthe melanoleuca isolate GR-GAL-2019-014 chromosome 10, OMel1.0, whole genome shotgun sequence genome and includes:
- the BNC1 gene encoding zinc finger protein basonuclin-1 isoform X1 — protein: MYNLHTLNGADISPIMLSIDPQAIRCTLVNCSCQCFKPGKINQRQCDQCRHGWVAHALSKLRIPNLYPSSQVEIVQSNVVFDISSLMLYGTQAIPVRLKILLDRLFSVLKQEEVIQILHALDWTLQDYIRGYVLQDASGKVLDHWSIMTTEEELATLQQFLRFGETKSIVELMAIQEKEGQSIIIPPPTANLDIRAFIESCSPHSPNFSASLDKMSPTNIHPFENIVNSMAFMLPFQFFSPVPPPLIGSPPERHLIEQGQDHSNETKQDLQIPFSESSFLTSSSAPFQVENERSINGPDVTKTEDDALLSDSSSHNTAAKLEMTALSPENKIKSVEKNVGPRKGRVFCTACEKTFYDKGTLKIHYNAVHLKIKHKCTIEGCNMVFSSLRSRNRHSANPNPRLHMPMNRNNRDKDLRNGLTISGPGDSKRTEFTILTPDSRTISSYASSCTDSKGQAGFSSIGHNGVLFPNLKTVQPVLPFYRSPVTPAELANTPGTLPSLPLVSSSIPEQLVSNELPFDMLPKKKSRKSSMPIKIEKEAVETPNESSDVASSEDESRLQGVSDGELETCEQKIEKRVTDRVEKHPHSGNSWKSLSGVEGPKYFESVFAPNNKYIEDISENELQHCEKEVKPEENQPLKIVSHEIMYEDPKHHHSDVIKQMTEPPMYIKEQSKHRIPKNDCPELQHHLLTGGFFSTLSNRGAAIPCFEDSKDMDHVSQHALGIQKEESRFHCDICKKTFKNPYSVKMHFKNVHLKEMHICTVEGCNAAFPSRRSRDRHSSNLNLHHKLLTKDTLEFNNHFNATYLLKDMAKEFCQDVSLKQHVGHTSVIFKGMNRTGSYVFPMSKIAEPCSESYGYDPLNDGAVLDLSTASSVKSESSAHSSWDSDGGSEICTMPLDDSDESCEGPSLMPSDELYQDCTLIEKANQNFINLPSSLPITCHICQKTYSNKGTFRAHYKTVHLRQLHKCKVPGCNTMFSSVRSRNRHSQNPNLHKSLAGSPTSLQ
- the BNC1 gene encoding zinc finger protein basonuclin-1 isoform X2, whose product is MSEAIRCTLVNCSCQCFKPGKINQRQCDQCRHGWVAHALSKLRIPNLYPSSQVEIVQSNVVFDISSLMLYGTQAIPVRLKILLDRLFSVLKQEEVIQILHALDWTLQDYIRGYVLQDASGKVLDHWSIMTTEEELATLQQFLRFGETKSIVELMAIQEKEGQSIIIPPPTANLDIRAFIESCSPHSPNFSASLDKMSPTNIHPFENIVNSMAFMLPFQFFSPVPPPLIGSPPERHLIEQGQDHSNETKQDLQIPFSESSFLTSSSAPFQVENERSINGPDVTKTEDDALLSDSSSHNTAAKLEMTALSPENKIKSVEKNVGPRKGRVFCTACEKTFYDKGTLKIHYNAVHLKIKHKCTIEGCNMVFSSLRSRNRHSANPNPRLHMPMNRNNRDKDLRNGLTISGPGDSKRTEFTILTPDSRTISSYASSCTDSKGQAGFSSIGHNGVLFPNLKTVQPVLPFYRSPVTPAELANTPGTLPSLPLVSSSIPEQLVSNELPFDMLPKKKSRKSSMPIKIEKEAVETPNESSDVASSEDESRLQGVSDGELETCEQKIEKRVTDRVEKHPHSGNSWKSLSGVEGPKYFESVFAPNNKYIEDISENELQHCEKEVKPEENQPLKIVSHEIMYEDPKHHHSDVIKQMTEPPMYIKEQSKHRIPKNDCPELQHHLLTGGFFSTLSNRGAAIPCFEDSKDMDHVSQHALGIQKEESRFHCDICKKTFKNPYSVKMHFKNVHLKEMHICTVEGCNAAFPSRRSRDRHSSNLNLHHKLLTKDTLEFNNHFNATYLLKDMAKEFCQDVSLKQHVGHTSVIFKGMNRTGSYVFPMSKIAEPCSESYGYDPLNDGAVLDLSTASSVKSESSAHSSWDSDGGSEICTMPLDDSDESCEGPSLMPSDELYQDCTLIEKANQNFINLPSSLPITCHICQKTYSNKGTFRAHYKTVHLRQLHKCKVPGCNTMFSSVRSRNRHSQNPNLHKSLAGSPTSLQ